The following coding sequences lie in one Listeria ivanovii subsp. londoniensis genomic window:
- a CDS encoding FAD-dependent oxidoreductase, which translates to MKIVIIGSVAAGTSVAAKARRNTEEAEIVVYEQDKDISYSVCGIPYYIGGEVESMDTLTPRDAAWFQKRYNVAIFTEHQVQKIYPQQKKLAILNVKTGEILHDSYDELVLATGAKPVIPEVFKKYSETTNLFQVRNIQDTAKIDQFMKEKRPKKALIIGAGFIGLEMAEQLRLQNIEVTILQRGNQIMKHLDKDMAFRVQKVLTQAGVEVILNTTVEKVSLAPDGKQISAVWDNQQKEYQTDMIILAAGVMPNTDLIARTGIELGISKAISVDEQMQTNIPHISAVGDVAESYSLITGKPLYRPLGSTANKMGRIAGDSLTGGSLKHQGILGTGIIRVFDTAVAYTGLTEQEAHEEGIDIEVLYNIKPDKADYLGGKELTIKAIAAKESGRILGAQIIGTSGVDKRIDVLATAITFKATAADLFHLDLAYAPPFATTKDPILYTGMALNNALHDNPLITPEALIRKQNNGEEIQIIDTRSKKQFEKSAVKGAIHIPLAELREKITSLDANLPTITYCNKGVTGNAAQNILRNNGFSEVYNLSGGNKNYQLYIESIK; encoded by the coding sequence ATGAAAATAGTCATTATAGGCTCAGTAGCTGCTGGGACAAGTGTTGCTGCAAAAGCAAGAAGAAATACAGAAGAAGCAGAAATTGTTGTATACGAACAAGATAAAGATATTTCTTATTCAGTCTGTGGAATTCCTTATTATATAGGCGGAGAAGTTGAGTCGATGGATACGTTGACACCAAGGGATGCCGCATGGTTTCAAAAACGATATAATGTGGCTATTTTTACCGAGCATCAGGTACAGAAAATTTATCCTCAACAAAAGAAATTAGCGATATTAAATGTAAAAACAGGAGAGATTTTGCATGACTCATATGACGAGTTAGTTCTTGCGACAGGAGCAAAACCTGTTATACCAGAAGTCTTTAAAAAATATTCTGAAACGACCAATCTTTTTCAAGTTAGAAATATTCAAGATACTGCTAAAATAGATCAATTTATGAAAGAAAAACGACCAAAAAAAGCCCTAATTATAGGGGCAGGATTTATTGGACTAGAAATGGCAGAACAATTGAGGTTGCAAAATATCGAAGTAACAATCTTGCAACGAGGCAACCAAATTATGAAACATCTAGATAAAGATATGGCTTTTCGCGTACAAAAAGTATTAACGCAAGCAGGTGTGGAGGTTATTTTAAATACTACTGTGGAAAAAGTAAGTTTAGCACCAGATGGAAAACAAATTTCTGCTGTATGGGATAATCAACAAAAAGAGTACCAAACAGATATGATAATTTTAGCGGCTGGAGTTATGCCCAATACAGATTTAATAGCGAGAACGGGTATTGAACTTGGTATTTCTAAGGCCATTTCCGTGGATGAACAGATGCAAACGAATATTCCCCATATTTCCGCTGTTGGAGATGTGGCAGAAAGCTATTCATTGATCACGGGAAAACCATTGTATCGTCCATTAGGTTCAACAGCCAATAAGATGGGACGTATTGCTGGCGATAGTTTGACGGGCGGCTCGCTAAAACATCAAGGCATTCTTGGAACAGGAATTATTCGTGTTTTTGATACAGCAGTTGCATACACAGGTTTAACAGAACAGGAAGCACATGAAGAAGGCATTGATATAGAAGTATTGTACAATATAAAACCAGATAAGGCAGACTATCTAGGTGGGAAAGAATTAACGATTAAAGCAATTGCTGCTAAAGAATCAGGGCGTATTTTAGGTGCTCAAATAATTGGGACAAGTGGGGTGGATAAAAGAATTGACGTGCTTGCCACAGCGATTACTTTTAAAGCAACAGCAGCAGATTTATTTCACTTAGATTTAGCCTATGCACCACCATTTGCAACAACAAAGGATCCCATTTTATATACTGGTATGGCTTTGAATAACGCACTACATGATAATCCGCTTATTACTCCAGAAGCGCTCATTCGAAAACAAAATAATGGTGAAGAAATACAAATTATTGATACAAGATCTAAAAAACAATTCGAAAAATCCGCAGTTAAAGGTGCTATTCATATCCCATTAGCTGAATTACGTGAGAAGATTACCTCGCTAGATGCCAATTTGCCAACCATAACATATTGTAATAAAGGAGTAACAGGGAATGCGGCCCAAAATATACTTCGGAATAATGGTTTTAGTGAAGTTTATAATTTATCGGGAGGAAATAAAAACTATCAATTGTATATAGAGTCAATTAAATAA
- a CDS encoding class I SAM-dependent rRNA methyltransferase, protein MKNSIKVKIFPKFTKGYKEGYPLILKERMEKWPKELEEGDTLELIDASGKFVARGYHGKQNKGDGWLFTWDKKEQLDETFLTNLITTAKDKRQFLFADDSTTAFRIFNGEGDGFGGFTADYYDGYLVIQWYSIGIYSFQKMILDIFMSLPEIKGIYEKRRFQEDTKDDFVAGQKAAFPLIIKENGINYATYLDDGWMTGIFLDQRDVRRRISEDYAISKNVLNTFSYTGAFSVAALFGGASKTTSVDVAGRSLAKTKEQLEVNGLDPATQSIIVEDVFHYFKYALRKQLTFDLIIVDPPSFARTKKVTFRAAKDYPNLLREIIDITATGGTIIASTNYAGFGMKAFKKMIATAFESTERTYKITESHSLPADFTIDKNFPEGNYLKVLFLTLDR, encoded by the coding sequence ATGAAAAACTCCATTAAAGTAAAAATATTTCCCAAATTCACTAAAGGCTATAAAGAAGGTTATCCCTTGATTCTTAAAGAACGCATGGAAAAATGGCCAAAAGAACTTGAAGAAGGCGATACATTAGAATTAATCGATGCGTCTGGCAAGTTTGTAGCTCGTGGCTATCACGGTAAGCAAAATAAAGGGGATGGCTGGCTTTTTACTTGGGACAAAAAAGAACAGCTTGATGAAACTTTTTTAACCAACTTAATTACCACTGCAAAAGACAAAAGACAGTTTTTATTTGCAGATGATTCAACGACGGCTTTTCGCATTTTTAATGGGGAAGGTGATGGATTTGGTGGCTTTACCGCAGACTATTATGATGGGTATCTTGTCATTCAGTGGTACAGTATCGGCATTTACTCTTTTCAGAAAATGATTTTGGATATTTTTATGTCACTCCCAGAAATCAAAGGCATCTACGAAAAAAGACGTTTTCAAGAAGATACAAAAGATGATTTTGTCGCTGGTCAAAAAGCTGCTTTCCCACTAATCATTAAGGAAAATGGTATTAATTACGCAACTTATTTAGATGATGGTTGGATGACTGGTATTTTTCTTGATCAACGTGATGTTAGGCGTCGTATTAGCGAGGACTACGCTATCTCTAAAAACGTTTTAAATACGTTTTCTTATACTGGGGCGTTTTCTGTTGCTGCTTTGTTTGGTGGAGCTAGTAAGACGACTAGTGTAGATGTGGCTGGACGTTCACTTGCTAAAACAAAAGAGCAACTTGAAGTGAACGGCCTTGATCCAGCGACACAAAGCATCATTGTGGAAGATGTGTTTCATTATTTCAAGTACGCTTTACGAAAACAACTCACTTTTGATTTAATTATTGTGGATCCACCCAGCTTTGCCCGCACAAAAAAAGTCACATTCCGAGCTGCCAAAGATTATCCTAATTTACTTCGGGAAATTATAGATATAACCGCTACTGGTGGAACAATAATTGCTTCTACAAACTATGCTGGCTTTGGAATGAAAGCTTTTAAGAAAATGATTGCGACAGCTTTTGAATCAACAGAGCGAACTTATAAAATTACAGAAAGCCACTCCCTCCCTGCTGATTTTACAATAGATAAAAACTTTCCTGAAGGGAACTATTTAAAAGTGCTATTTTTGACTTTGGATAGATAA
- a CDS encoding invasion associated endopeptidase, translating to MKKATIAATAGIAVTAFAAPTIASASTVVVEAGDTLWGIAQDKGTTVDALKKANNLTSDKIVPGQKLQITEVASEQTEKSVTATWLNVRSGAGVDNSIVTSLKGGTKVTVESTEANGWNKISYGEGKTGYVNGKYLGTAVTSAPAPEVKEETTTQVAPAAETKAEVKQSTEATALPKAETKTETPAVDTTATTYTVKSGDTIWALSSKYGTSVQNIMSWNNLSSSSIYVGQVLAVKQEAAKTASPKAEVKTETPTAEKQVSTPVVKENTQTTTEKKEVTPQKQTNTQAPAQAAKPAPAPAPTVNTNASSYTVKSGDTLGKIASTFGTTVSKIKALNGLNSDNLQVGQVLKVKGTVPTTNTNSNSNATAPTTNTNNNTSNTSTPSKNTNTNSNANQGSSSSASASSLIAEAQKHLGKAYSWGGNGPTTFDCSGFTKYVFAKSGVTLPRTSGAQYASSTKISESQAKAGDLVFFDYGNGIAHVGIYVGNGQMINAQDNGVQYDNIHGSGWGQYLVGFGRV from the coding sequence ATGAAAAAAGCAACTATCGCGGCTACAGCTGGGATTGCGGTTACAGCATTTGCTGCACCAACTATCGCATCCGCAAGCACTGTAGTAGTTGAAGCTGGAGATACTCTTTGGGGTATTGCTCAAGATAAGGGGACAACTGTTGACGCACTTAAAAAAGCGAACAATCTAACATCTGATAAAATCGTACCTGGTCAAAAATTGCAAATAACTGAGGTAGCAAGCGAACAAACAGAGAAATCTGTTACCGCTACTTGGTTAAACGTACGTTCTGGCGCTGGAGTTGATAACAGTATCGTCACTTCTTTAAAAGGTGGCACGAAAGTAACTGTTGAATCTACTGAAGCAAATGGCTGGAACAAAATTTCATATGGCGAAGGAAAAACTGGTTATGTTAATGGCAAATACTTAGGTACTGCTGTAACAAGTGCCCCTGCTCCTGAAGTAAAAGAAGAAACAACAACTCAAGTGGCACCTGCTGCTGAAACGAAAGCGGAAGTAAAACAATCTACTGAAGCAACCGCTCTTCCTAAAGCGGAAACAAAAACAGAAACTCCTGCTGTAGATACAACTGCTACAACATATACTGTTAAAAGTGGCGACACAATTTGGGCATTATCCAGTAAATATGGCACTTCTGTTCAAAACATAATGTCATGGAATAATTTATCTTCTTCTTCTATTTATGTAGGACAAGTTCTTGCTGTTAAACAGGAAGCTGCTAAAACCGCTTCACCAAAAGCGGAAGTAAAAACGGAAACTCCAACAGCTGAAAAACAAGTGTCTACTCCAGTAGTAAAAGAAAATACTCAAACTACAACAGAGAAAAAAGAAGTTACACCTCAAAAACAAACAAATACACAAGCACCGGCACAAGCTGCGAAACCAGCTCCTGCCCCTGCTCCAACTGTTAACACTAACGCTTCTTCATATACAGTAAAAAGTGGCGATACATTAGGCAAAATTGCTTCTACATTTGGAACTACAGTTTCCAAAATTAAAGCACTTAACGGCTTAAATAGTGATAATCTTCAAGTTGGACAAGTGTTAAAAGTAAAAGGCACAGTACCAACTACTAATACAAACAGTAATAGCAATGCTACTGCTCCAACAACGAATACAAATAATAATACTTCAAATACAAGTACACCTTCTAAAAACACCAATACAAACTCTAATGCTAACCAAGGATCTAGCAGCAGCGCAAGTGCAAGCTCATTAATCGCTGAAGCTCAAAAACATCTGGGAAAAGCTTATTCATGGGGTGGTAACGGACCAACTACATTCGATTGCTCCGGATTCACTAAATATGTCTTTGCTAAATCTGGCGTTACTTTACCACGTACTTCCGGAGCTCAATATGCTAGCTCAACAAAGATCTCTGAATCTCAAGCAAAAGCTGGTGATTTAGTATTCTTTGATTATGGTAACGGAATTGCTCACGTTGGTATTTATGTTGGTAACGGTCAAATGATTAACGCACAAGACAATGGTGTTCAGTATGATAATATTCACGGCTCTGGATGGGGTCAATATCTAGTTGGCTTCGGTCGCGTATAA
- the secA2 gene encoding accessory Sec system translocase SecA2, which yields MKQNFDDRKIVKQYREIARQIVKKEGLYKNMDQDELCEQTNYWREKFQTKQMTDRDKINIFALAREAASRIIGLDAVVVQLIGALVLGDGKVAEMKTGEGKTLMSLFVMFIEVIRGNKVHLVTANEYLARRDREEIGQVLEYLGISVALNESGLDKAQKKAIYTADVIYGTASEFGFDYLRDNMVRQMEDKVQSGLDFVLIDEADSILIDEARTPLLISDRKEEDLSLYLTANKLVKTMMKDDYEIEEHKRFVWLNDAGIEKAQKFWGVESLYSTEAQSVLRITMLLMRAHFLMHKDKDYVVLDDEVLIIDPHTGRALPGRRFNDGLHQAIEAKEGVEVKEESRTLATITIQNYFRMYKKISGMTGTAKTEEEEFRQIYNMDVVVIPTNLRINREDVPDDIFYTKKEKGRAIVYEVSWRYEKGQPTLIGTSSIKSNEWISGLLDAAGIPHQVLNAKNHAQEAEIIAKAGKRGMVTLATNMAGRGTDIKLDPDVHKLGGLAVIGTERHESRRIDLQLMGRSGRRGDPGFSKFMISLEDDLLEQFESKSWEKLSAKLKRKAPRDGKPVNSSKIHAVVVNAQKRLEGANYDIRKDLLSYDEVIDLQRKMVYKERDQLLERNKLGVSSEKILREVAEYAFIHTETDPEKMEKYYARQKEFLGGTKFPISFDEVSLMEPTEVVEKIVAWHKKERDKFPLETINAIEKEVYLNLMDQMWVMHLDAMVQLREGIHLRAYGQQDPLVMYQKEGAQLFEKFQADYHFYFAHALLELDPEGLVQG from the coding sequence ATGAAACAGAACTTTGATGATCGAAAAATTGTAAAACAGTATCGTGAAATTGCTCGCCAGATTGTAAAAAAAGAAGGCTTATATAAAAATATGGACCAAGATGAACTTTGCGAACAAACAAATTATTGGCGTGAAAAGTTCCAAACAAAACAGATGACAGATCGAGATAAAATTAATATTTTTGCTTTGGCACGAGAAGCTGCTAGCAGAATTATTGGACTCGATGCGGTAGTCGTTCAATTAATTGGTGCACTTGTACTCGGTGATGGTAAAGTGGCAGAAATGAAAACCGGTGAGGGTAAAACATTGATGTCGTTATTTGTGATGTTTATAGAAGTAATACGTGGTAACAAAGTGCATCTCGTTACAGCCAATGAATACTTAGCGAGACGTGACCGTGAAGAAATTGGACAAGTGCTAGAATATTTAGGTATTTCGGTTGCGCTAAATGAATCTGGGCTAGATAAGGCACAGAAAAAAGCTATTTATACAGCAGATGTCATTTATGGAACAGCTTCTGAGTTTGGCTTTGATTATTTACGAGATAATATGGTGCGACAAATGGAAGATAAAGTACAAAGCGGATTAGATTTTGTATTGATAGACGAAGCTGACTCTATTTTAATAGATGAAGCTCGTACACCACTGCTTATTTCAGACCGTAAAGAAGAAGATTTATCGCTTTACCTAACAGCTAATAAACTAGTGAAAACAATGATGAAAGATGATTACGAAATAGAAGAACACAAGCGTTTTGTTTGGCTCAATGATGCGGGGATAGAAAAAGCACAGAAGTTTTGGGGGGTAGAATCACTATACTCAACTGAAGCGCAATCCGTACTTCGGATTACTATGCTTTTAATGCGGGCTCACTTTTTAATGCATAAAGATAAAGATTATGTAGTACTTGATGATGAAGTGCTAATAATTGACCCCCACACAGGGCGAGCATTACCAGGACGCCGTTTTAATGATGGACTTCACCAAGCAATTGAAGCAAAAGAAGGTGTCGAAGTGAAGGAAGAATCACGAACACTTGCGACCATTACAATTCAAAACTATTTCCGAATGTACAAGAAAATCTCTGGAATGACTGGGACAGCTAAAACTGAAGAAGAAGAGTTTAGACAAATTTATAACATGGATGTCGTTGTAATTCCAACTAATTTGCGGATCAACCGGGAAGATGTACCAGATGATATTTTTTATACAAAGAAAGAAAAAGGACGGGCGATTGTATACGAAGTTTCCTGGCGTTATGAAAAAGGCCAACCGACATTAATCGGAACTTCTTCGATAAAAAGCAACGAGTGGATTAGCGGGTTGCTTGATGCTGCTGGAATTCCACACCAAGTTTTAAATGCCAAAAACCACGCACAAGAAGCTGAAATTATTGCTAAAGCAGGAAAACGTGGCATGGTTACTTTGGCGACTAATATGGCTGGACGAGGTACTGATATCAAACTCGACCCAGATGTTCATAAACTCGGCGGATTAGCTGTTATTGGAACAGAACGCCATGAAAGTCGCCGTATTGATTTGCAGTTAATGGGGCGTTCTGGTCGACGTGGAGATCCAGGTTTTAGTAAGTTTATGATTTCACTGGAGGACGATTTATTAGAACAATTCGAAAGTAAAAGCTGGGAAAAATTATCTGCCAAACTAAAACGAAAAGCGCCACGTGATGGCAAACCAGTAAATTCAAGTAAAATCCATGCAGTGGTTGTTAATGCGCAGAAACGATTAGAGGGAGCTAATTATGACATTCGTAAAGATTTACTTTCTTATGATGAAGTAATCGATTTACAACGAAAAATGGTGTACAAAGAACGAGATCAATTGCTAGAACGAAATAAACTGGGTGTATCTTCTGAGAAAATTCTTCGTGAAGTTGCCGAGTATGCCTTTATCCATACTGAAACTGACCCAGAAAAAATGGAAAAATATTACGCCCGTCAAAAAGAATTTCTTGGTGGAACCAAATTTCCGATTTCTTTTGACGAAGTATCGCTGATGGAACCTACCGAAGTCGTAGAAAAAATTGTCGCCTGGCATAAAAAAGAACGTGATAAATTCCCGTTAGAAACTATCAATGCAATCGAAAAAGAAGTGTATTTAAACTTAATGGATCAAATGTGGGTGATGCACTTAGATGCGATGGTGCAACTTCGAGAAGGAATTCATTTACGTGCATATGGACAACAAGATCCACTTGTCATGTATCAAAAGGAAGGCGCTCAGTTATTTGAGAAATTCCAAGCGGATTATCATTTTTATTTTGCTCATGCGCTACTTGAATTAGATCCAGAAGGGTTAGTCCAAGGTTGA
- a CDS encoding AI-2E family transporter, producing MKGSLTKFKQFFIDNKFVLGLLIFLLVALDIYVLTKIAFIFDPLMVILKTVAAPIILAGISYYLFNPIIDWLEKKKWKRGWAIALLYVVIIGLIILLFSFVIPAVKDQIISLFKTFPGYWDQITQKFNEFSQSSLFDQLKDKLSTNMSDIMKTISEKGTSVLNGAITSIGSIVGTVTEVILAIVTTPLVLFYLLKDGKKLPDFLLKMLPVNGRAHTRQVLGEANHQISSYIRGQIIVSLCIGILLFIGYLIIGLPYALTLAIIAACTSIVPYLGPAIAITPAIIIAIVTSPWLLVKLIIVWCVVQLLEGKFISPQVMGKTLKVHPITILFVILIAGNLFGVLGVIFAVPGYAVLKVIVTHVFIWFKRVSGLYGEQPESEFVTTQEESKE from the coding sequence GTGAAGGGATCGTTAACAAAATTTAAGCAGTTTTTTATTGATAACAAATTTGTACTCGGGTTATTAATTTTTCTATTAGTTGCACTTGATATTTACGTATTAACCAAGATAGCGTTTATTTTTGATCCGCTAATGGTTATTCTCAAAACCGTCGCTGCGCCAATTATTCTAGCAGGGATTTCTTACTACTTATTTAATCCAATAATTGACTGGTTAGAGAAGAAAAAATGGAAGCGCGGTTGGGCAATAGCTTTGTTATACGTAGTAATCATTGGTTTAATTATTCTATTATTTAGTTTTGTTATTCCAGCTGTAAAAGACCAAATTATTAGCCTATTTAAAACGTTTCCAGGGTACTGGGATCAAATCACACAAAAATTCAATGAGTTCAGTCAGTCAAGTCTGTTTGACCAGTTGAAAGATAAACTAAGTACTAACATGAGTGATATTATGAAAACCATCTCTGAAAAAGGCACTTCCGTATTAAATGGCGCAATTACAAGCATCGGTAGCATTGTCGGAACTGTAACAGAAGTGATACTAGCAATTGTAACTACACCACTTGTTCTATTCTATTTATTAAAAGATGGCAAGAAATTACCTGACTTTTTACTGAAAATGTTGCCAGTCAATGGCCGGGCCCATACACGTCAAGTTCTTGGTGAAGCAAACCATCAAATCAGTTCGTATATTCGTGGACAAATCATTGTTAGTTTATGTATTGGTATTCTTTTGTTTATCGGTTATCTAATTATTGGTTTACCTTACGCACTGACGTTAGCGATCATTGCAGCATGTACTAGTATTGTTCCGTATCTAGGGCCAGCAATTGCGATTACACCAGCTATCATTATAGCGATTGTCACATCTCCTTGGTTACTAGTTAAATTAATTATTGTCTGGTGTGTTGTCCAATTACTTGAAGGTAAATTTATTTCTCCACAAGTAATGGGTAAAACACTAAAAGTACACCCAATAACCATTTTATTTGTTATTTTAATTGCTGGAAACTTGTTCGGCGTACTAGGAGTAATCTTTGCTGTACCGGGTTATGCAGTCCTTAAAGTAATCGTGACACACGTATTCATTTGGTTCAAACGCGTATCAGGTTTATATGGTGAACAACCAGAAAGCGAATTTGTAACTACGCAGGAAGAATCAAAAGAGTAA
- a CDS encoding WxL domain-containing protein: MLFKKQIILGVVCVGSITLMAPTAFAATSLGDSKASVNFKAGTGMVNPVDPTDPANPLDPLDPSNPTDPGTGNTGPLTLDYVSSVAFGEQEVSSNEQTYSSTSRKPFIQVSDRRGTGKGWSVTATASGFQNEDNAASLAGATLSFQNGESASASTTTTSPTASKQVDLPTDGASIVKVVSAKETEGMGTWINRWFGATPDDADSLNDNVKLTIPGGSATLGSHEATITWTLSDAPGI, translated from the coding sequence ATGCTATTCAAAAAACAAATCATTTTAGGGGTAGTTTGTGTTGGTTCGATAACTCTAATGGCACCAACTGCATTTGCAGCAACATCTTTAGGAGATTCAAAAGCTTCTGTGAATTTTAAAGCAGGAACTGGAATGGTGAATCCAGTTGATCCAACAGATCCTGCTAATCCACTAGATCCTTTAGACCCAAGTAATCCTACAGACCCAGGAACCGGAAATACAGGTCCACTAACACTTGACTATGTTTCTTCCGTTGCCTTTGGTGAGCAAGAGGTCTCATCTAATGAGCAAACATATTCTTCTACTTCAAGAAAGCCCTTCATCCAAGTTAGTGACCGTCGTGGAACTGGCAAGGGGTGGAGCGTAACAGCAACAGCAAGTGGTTTCCAAAACGAAGATAATGCGGCTTCCTTAGCTGGGGCAACTTTATCATTCCAAAACGGAGAATCTGCTTCTGCTAGTACTACGACAACTTCGCCAACTGCTTCCAAACAAGTGGATCTTCCGACTGACGGAGCTTCGATTGTAAAAGTTGTATCCGCTAAAGAAACAGAAGGAATGGGAACTTGGATTAATCGCTGGTTTGGAGCTACTCCAGATGATGCGGATAGTTTGAACGATAACGTTAAGTTAACTATCCCAGGTGGTAGTGCAACACTTGGTAGCCATGAAGCAACCATTACGTGGACATTATCCGACGCACCTGGAATCTAA
- a CDS encoding DUF916 and DUF3324 domain-containing protein → MKKFFLSLFLMIPLLISLFPTLEVKAAEGDVGYSVQARIPANQVDKKQTYFDLRMEPEQKQTVEIEVKNSSNEEIQVETNITYATTSRTGTIDYTKNDLNKTDKSMLHPLPEIAKIPENQRVLTIPVNGTKVVQVNIAMPEETIDGVILGAVQFKKRATTETEKTDGVSLKNEYSYIVGMQLSENDKQVTPNINLKSIKPTLVNYRTAIVAKLQNDQSVIIKDLSVDAKVYKQASNTVLHQTKKTDMTIAPNSSLDYDIDWENQPLEAGDYRLKMTATNGSETWKWDEKFAIVDKDQNLNKEAVNIEQSNPWLYVVIAISIFLIFFVIILITRKRRKRQ, encoded by the coding sequence GTGAAAAAATTTTTTCTAAGTCTATTTTTAATGATTCCATTGTTAATTAGTCTTTTTCCTACGCTTGAAGTTAAAGCGGCTGAAGGAGATGTTGGTTATTCAGTCCAAGCGAGAATTCCAGCCAATCAAGTAGATAAAAAACAAACATACTTTGACTTAAGAATGGAACCAGAACAAAAACAGACGGTAGAAATTGAAGTGAAAAATAGCTCCAACGAAGAAATACAAGTAGAAACTAACATAACTTACGCAACAACAAGCAGAACCGGAACGATTGACTATACAAAAAATGATTTAAACAAAACAGACAAAAGTATGCTGCATCCATTACCCGAAATCGCCAAAATTCCAGAGAATCAAAGAGTACTAACTATTCCGGTAAATGGAACGAAAGTAGTGCAAGTAAATATAGCAATGCCTGAAGAAACTATCGATGGAGTTATTTTAGGTGCAGTGCAGTTTAAAAAGCGAGCAACAACGGAGACAGAAAAAACAGATGGCGTCTCTCTTAAAAATGAATATTCCTATATTGTCGGCATGCAGTTATCTGAAAATGACAAACAAGTCACCCCTAATATAAATTTAAAAAGTATCAAACCAACACTTGTAAACTATCGTACAGCGATTGTTGCAAAATTACAAAATGACCAATCAGTAATCATCAAAGATTTAAGTGTCGATGCAAAAGTGTACAAACAAGCTTCAAATACTGTATTACACCAAACGAAAAAAACGGATATGACAATTGCCCCAAATTCCAGCCTTGATTATGATATTGACTGGGAAAACCAACCATTAGAAGCTGGCGATTATCGGTTGAAAATGACGGCAACAAATGGCAGCGAAACTTGGAAATGGGATGAAAAATTCGCCATTGTCGATAAGGATCAAAATTTAAATAAAGAAGCAGTTAACATCGAACAATCTAATCCATGGCTGTATGTAGTGATTGCTATCAGTATTTTCCTGATTTTCTTCGTTATTATATTAATTACTAGGAAACGAAGAAAAAGACAATAA